The following nucleotide sequence is from Pedobacter sp. PACM 27299.
GCTGCCAAACGCACCCAGCGTGCTTCGATATTCAGGTAATGTCCCAATCCAACACATACACCAGCGATCATTGCCTGATCCGTATCACGGAACAATTTCTTAATCCCATCATGAGGAGGCATAGCCTGCTGTGGATTACCCGACATTTCGTCCTGCTCTTCCGAATTTTCAAAGTCTTTCACAGAACCCATCTGGGCGATCACCGACTGTACATCCTGAATATCGATGACTTGCTTTTGCTGTTGCGTCAATAACTCTCCAAACATCTCTGCAATCCTGTTCTCTATGTCCGTTACAATTTCGAAATCATCTGCATTTTTTGCAAAATGGTGTTTCACTTCATTCAGGTAAACGGTGAGCGTCTCATAGGCATCTTCTTCCAGGTGGATGATGGAGTTGCCAATATTTATATTTAAAGTCTTCTTCATGATTTGGTTAGGTTTATTTGGATTTCGGATTCCATAGTTGTTCCTTTTTTAGAGGTGTTGATGGCGTAAGCCAATTCCTGCCAGGTATGGTCCAGCTGACTAAGGATGGCTTTTCCTTCTTCGGTTAACACGTAGTATTTTCTGGGTGGCCCGGAAGTCGATTCGACCCAGTTGTAACTCAACAAGCCGTTGTTCTTCAAACGTGTAAGCAAAGGGTACAAAGTACCTTCCACTACCAGCAATTTTGCCAACTTTAATTCTGCGATAATATCAGAAGCATAGATCTCTCCTCTGGATATGATCAGGAGCACACAGTATTCCAGTATGCCCTTTCGCATTTGTGTTTGTGTATTTTCTGCTATCATAATTCAAAGTTATGTGTTTTATATAGTAATATGCAATACATAGTACTATATAAAAATAACAACACCATATAAACAGCTGTAAATCAGCATGATTATTTTTCACCGCAATAAAACAATGGATTTATATAAAAGTCTTAAAAAGAGTACAGCGCACATGAAAGAACCACACCAAATACCTGATAATGAGTGTAAAAACGAACTAAATAAAGGTAAAAATCAATGAAAAGTACAAATTATGAACATTCCAACATTTATCCGCTAGTTTGGCTCGCAGTTTGCATTAAATCAAGCATATCTAAGAAAAACATCTACCTATGTTAAGTAAATCGTTTTCCATATTTCATGTTTTTGCAAGGCAAAAGAAAGAAAAGTCTGAAAAGGCATTGACACAAAGAGAGTGGATTAATGCAGATCGGATCGTGCTGATCTTTTTGCTGCTGGCAACGATAATTGGAGCGATTGTTTTTTCCTAAATCGGGGAAAAACAGAGATTAATTAATTTTTAGAGCGTACTTATCGTACGCTTTTTTTATGCGGTCAAAATCAGTTAAGAAAAGATCATTAAGCCTTTTTTACTACAAAGAATTACAGCAACAAGGTATCAATCCGGTGAGCTTGCACCCTATCTTGTCTGACAGACCAGCTATAAATGGTAAAATGACCATCCTGAGAGGCCACTAATGCCGTCGCATCTCTTTGATCATGGACAAACTGAGCGGCAGAAAGATGTCTTGTTCCACCTACTTTTGTAGGATGAACCACAATAGCATCCCCACCTTTAATCGGTTCTGAGAAAGAAATTTCGTCAATATTATCCTTTCCTTTCGCCCGGCCGATCTTAGCACCAAAAGCTAAAAGCTCATAATCGTTGCTGATCACGGTAGCACCATCCACTGCGGTTAAACCTGCCAGATGCTCTACTTCACGCCTAAGGGCAGTTTGCCAAAAAATCTGACTCGCTTCTTTACGGTCTTGCTGCAGTAATTTGGAAAGCCCTGTAAAAGCCGGCTGTACATAGTACTGAATTGGTTTAATAATAGATTGCAGCCAGTGATTGGTCTCATTTGGCACGATTAGCAAGGTTCCGCCTCTTCCATGGCTCCGCATAGAAACGGCAAGCTGAATCATTACATTCACCGAATCATTCCAATAAGAAGGTGCGGTCAGGTCGAGCAAGGAAAGCAGCATCGGCGGACAATCCCTCATATCGGTATTGTTTTCCTCTACCATTTTCACCTGGTCTCCTTTGAGCACAGCGATATTAGTAAACTTGCCAAATCCGTAGATCCGGCGGTGTTTAATCACTAGCAAAGCCGGTTCAGAAACATCGAGTACAAAGCAGAAATTAGGAATGCTTACCGTAGTTCCCCAGATAAAAAGCTCATCATCTTCCATCCATACCCCCAGATGAATTCCTGCTCTTTCCACACCAGGTGCGATTTTAGTTAGAATTCCAGCGCTTAAAGGCAGTCGGTGTTTGAAAAGTAGTGGATTTCCCGCCTGCTGAGGAGGAAGATAAGCCAAAGAAATCTTTGGTGAATGTCCCTCCTCTTTGCGCAAACTAGCCCAGAAAGTAGCGTCAATGATCGCTTCAACCACATTTGCAGTAGGCAATGGCGCCAGATCATCCTCTCCACTTTCTCGGGCAGCAGAAAGATGTGCTGCGAAGATAGCTTCAACTTTTGGGGCAATCACCCTTGCTGCCTGATAGGTCGAGTAGTAGATCATGCCATAAAGTTAAACTATTCGTACTATTTTATGGTATACCTGATGCCAAAAAAACCACGGATATTTTGATTCGGCCCGTACACATAATTCGGGTCAAAGGTTAAGGCATAAGGATTACTTTCTGTGGGTTTTACTTTGCCATGGTCATCATAAACCACATTTTTATCAAACGGATCATTTGCTCCTGCGATGATAAAAGGATTTCCGCGATTTGGTGTCCAGTTCAGCAGGTTTTTTATACCGCCATAGAGTTCAAAACGCTGAAATCCACTATAGGTAAACTGGATATTCTGGATACTCCAGGTAGGAGAAAATTCATCCCTCGGATCTAGAGGACCAAGTAAGGGCAGTCGCATTGGACTGTAGACATTACCGGTATAATCAATCCCTAAATCCAGCGCTCTGATTTTATACGAAACTGCCCAATTACCGGAAAATTTTTCTGTCAGGATCTGCTGTTTTTTGATGCCATGTTCGTAGGTAGCTACATCTTGGTAAGTAGCGCCTATAACCACTTTTAAACCGTTATTTAAGGCCATATCGAAATTCGCGGTAAAGCCTTTACTCACGGCATAACCATCCAGATTATCGTAGATGATCTTATTCGGATCAGTATCAAAATCTCCAATAATCCGGTTATTGAAATGTGTATAAAATGCGGAGGTTTCAATTCCAAAATATGTCCCATCATTGGCGTACATTTTCCTTAGGAAATTGAGGTTTACATTATACGTTTTTTCAGGTTTCAGTTTTGCGGCAATGACTACATCCCTGGCACCGGTTAATGCGGCATGGTCTTCAGTAAAGATATTGACTACCCTAAAGCCGGTTCCAGCATTTAAACGAAGGATATTCTGATCGTTCAGCTTCCATTTATAGGCCGCTCTTGGCGTTAAGATATTGCCATGAAGAGAATTATAGTCGTAGCGGAAACCTGCCAGAACTGAATGTTTAGCATTCAAACGGATCTCATCCTGTATAAAAATCCCGGGCAGCCAAATATTTTTTGCGGGATTATTCAGCTCCGTTGCCGGCGTATTGTCGTCATAATAGGTATAGCGCAATGCCGTTCCGATCAATAAATCATGGTTGCTGATCTTTTTATCCCAGGTCAGCTGACCGAATCCTACTTTTTGATTGGCGATATACGATTTATCACCGTATCGGCTATCCTGGTCATGGTTATTAAACGAGAAGGCAAAAAACATTTTCTCTTTAACAGGCAATTGATAATTTCCAATCAATTCCCATCTTTTGGTATAAATACTTTCTCCATACACCTCATCGCCGCCACGGTAGGATTTATTCCAATTTGTTTCTCCACCCCAGCGATCTTCATACAAATATCTACCTGCAACAGTAAACAACCTGTTGTCTTTACGTTGAAAATTCCATTTCTGAAAAATAGAAATGCGGTCCTGCAAAGTTACATCGGTGAAATTATCGTGGTTATGGTCTACCACATTCCCGAATTTATAATAATTAATACCCGTTAATGCAGTCGCCGTACCCAGTTTAGTTTTCAACCCAAGATCTGCATTAAACTCCTGATAGGTAGTTCCAAAGATATCGGCAGTAAACAAAGGTGCATTTTGAGGTTTCTTAGTAATGATATTGATCAATCCTCCAACAGCTTCACTTCCATATAAAGAGGAGGCCGGCCCTTTTACAATCTCGATCTGTTCTACCAGAGAATTTGGAATTCCAGAAAGGCCGTACACCGTCGATAAGCTACTTACAATTGGCATCCCATCAATCAAAATCATGGTATAAGGGCCTTCTAATCCATTGATATGGATGTCTCCGGTGTTACAAATATTGCAGTTCAACTGTGGCCTTACCCCATTCACATTTTGCAGGGCATCAAAAATACTAGGTGTTGGATTTTTTCTAAAAAACGCAGGCGTGTACACTTCTACCGGCACTGGACTTTCCAACCTATTCACCTCTTTTAGCGTACCGGTAACCACGACTTCATTCAGGTCGTTTTGAAAATTACTGAGGTCGAAATCCAACCGCAGCGATTCTTCCGGTTTCAAAACAATGCTTTTAAACATCTTCTTGAAGCCTACTGCAGAGGCCTGAACTTTATAACTCCCCGCTTTTACTGAGGTTAATTCATAAAAACCAGCACTATCAGTAGTGGTCACTATAGCCGGCTGCCCAATACTAATATTGACTTGTGGAAGCGGGCTTCCTTCTGAAATCACCCTTCCCCGGATGGTACCCCTTTGTGCGGTAACCGCCAAACTGCAGAGTAAAAACAAAATAAAGACAAAGGATCGTGTAAAAATTATTTTCATATATACTTAATTTAAAAAGTTAGACTAACAAAACAATACAAAACTATAAAAGTTAGACTTACCTAACAAATGTTATTTGAGATTTATTGTTTTATATTTGTTCCATGCTATCTTACACGGAAGAAAACTATTTAAAAGCCTTACTGAAATTAAGTTTTCAGAATGAGGACAAGCCTGAAGCTGGCACCAATGAAATGGCGGCCCATTTAGGTGTAAAGCCTGCCACCGCCACGGATATGCTGAAAAAGCTGAAAGAAAAAGAATTAGTCAACTATAAGAAATACGGAAAGATCTTACTGACTGATGCTGGAAAGCAGCAAGCGATTGCCATTTTAAGAAAGCACCGCCTATGGGAAACTTTTCTTTATGAAAAGCTGGATTTCAGTTGGGATGAGGTTCATGAGGTCGCGGAACAGTTAGAGCATATCCAATCCAATAAATTGGTGGATAAGTTAGAAGAGTTTCTGGGTTTCCCTGAATTTGATCCACATGGTGATCCTATTCCAAAAGCCAATGGCGATATGCCAAAGGTGGAAAAGATCTTGCTTTCGGAAGTGAAAGAAGGGGAAGTTTGCTGGGTAGTAGCGGTAAAAGACACCTCTACTGTATTCCTGCAATACCTGGAAAAACTGGAAATTACCATTGGAACCCCTATAAAAGTATTAGAACGCATAGATTTCGACGGTTCTATGAGCATTCAGCTCTCCGATCAGGAAGCCAGAAATGTATCTATGAAATTTGCAGAAAGTTTATTTATCACCCTCCATCAACGATAAAATATGTCAACAGAAATAAAATGTCCGAATTGCGCCCATACTTTTCCAATAGAAGAAGTGATGGCGGAGGAGTATAAAAAAGACCTCAGAGAAAAGATGGTCACTTTTACAAAGCAAAAGGATGAAGAATACCAACAGAAGCTAAGCAAATTAACACAGCAGCAAAAGGACCAGGAACAGGTTTATGAGCAGCAGCAAAAACTGCAGGCCCAGGCTTTTGAGAAAAAGTTGACGGAAGAAAAGAAGGTGCTGCAAACTGCCATCGAGGAAACGCTGAGAAAAAGTATTGCCAGTGATTTTGAGAACAAACTCGCCATGATGGACAATGCCCAGAAGGAAGCGGAAGAAAAGCTAAAACTTGCACGTTCCAAAGAGCTGGATTTCCTGATGAAAGAAAAAGCGATGAAGGAGAAAGAAGAAGAGATGGAGCTGCAGCTGCATCGGAAACTTCAGGAGCAGCGTGCCGAAATGGTGGAGCAGATCAGAAAACAAGAAACAGAAAAAAACAACCTTAAAGATACCGAGCACCAGCTCCGCGTCAAAGAGCTGGAGAAACAATTGGATGATCAGAAAAAGCTGGCGGAAGAAATGAAGCGCAAGGCGGAACAAGGATCTATGCAATTACAAGGAGAAGTTCAGGAGCTGATTCTTGAAGAATTATTGCGCAATGCCTTCCCTTTTGACCTGATTACCGAAGTTGGTAAAGGCGTAAGAGGTGCAGATTGTGTTCACCACGTCAGGAATCAATTTGGGCAGGAATGCGGGAAAATCATTTATGAAAGTAAGCGCACCAAAGATTTCTCCATGGAATGGATAGAGAAATTAAAGAAAGACATGCGCAGCATGGGTGTAGATGTAGCCGTAATTGTGACCCAGTGCTATCCTAAAGGAATGAATTGCTTTGGTGAAAAAGATGGGGTATGGATCTGTTCATTTGATGAGGTAAAAGCAGTTTCTTACATCCTTCGAGACGGTATTGTGAAGTTGTTTTCTGCGGCCAAATCACAGGAAAACCGTGGTGATAAAATGCACATGTTATACGATTACCTGACCAGCAACGAGTTTTCTGAACAATGGAAAGCAATCCGGGAAGGATTCATGAGCATGAAATTATCGATTCAGAAAGAACGTGATGCCATGGAAAAAATGTGGAAAGCAAGAGAGAAACAATTGGAAAAAGTGATGTTAAATGCCGCACATATCCGTGGCTCTATTGAAGGAATTGCCGGTACAGACACCATTCAACTGAGCCTGACCGATGATGAAGATGATACTTTACTACTAGAATCTTAGGCACATGATTTACGCAAAAAAGAAAGTTCAAAATACGGCCAATCTAGCCGCACAAACGGCAAAGATTATTGCCAACGTAAAAGAACTCGAAGAGAAAAATATCATCCGTATTGAGGGAAATGAAGTTTATTTATATCCTGAAATATGGAAAGATAAGGCCACTGCCCTGAATTGGATCAAATGTCTTCACCTTCATTGCATGATGAAAAAGCGCTTCAAAGAAAGTGATACCTTATTCTTTAAACATATAGAAACGAAAGCGCCGATTGGCGCTTTCAAAAATAAAAAAGCCACAGTACTTATTTCTTTGGAGACCAGCGATCAGCCTTCCAGCGCTCCTGCTCCTCAGTAGTTAAAAATGTCCAGGCCAGAAAACGGCTGATCTTCTGTCCTTGTGCCATCTCTATCGTTCTAATTTGTACCGGATTAACTCTATCTAAAGCAGTATAAATAAAGGGAAGGTGCATGCTTTTAGAAACCAGTGTGCTAAACCAAAAACATTGCTTCCCGATGGTTTCACTCTCCTGAATCATCTTTCTGATGAAGCCAACTTCCCCACCTTCACACCACAATTCGGCTTGCTGTCCACCGAAATTCAACACAGGGGTTTTACCTCTCTGAGTACCTAAATTTCTCACTTTTCTTTGCGATCCTGCGCTTGCTTCTTCCGCTGAAGCATGAAACGGTGGATTACACATCGTGAAATCAAAGAGCTCTCCCGGTTTCAATATGCCTTTAAAAATCTGATTTTTATGTGCTTGTAATCTTGGAAATACGGAGGCCGATAAAGCTGGATTAATCGTGGCTAAGTTTTTAGCAGACTTTATTGCGTAAGAATCTACATCAGAGCCTACAAATGACCATCCATATTCCTGATGTCCAATGATGGGGTAAATACAATTTGCACCAATACCAATATCGAGGCCTTTAATTTTTCCGCCTTGGGGGACAGCACCAGCGTTTACGGAGGCCAATAAATCCGCCAGGTAATGTACATAATCTGCTCTTCCTGGAATCGGCGGACAAAGGTATCCTTCAGGAATATCCCAATGGTCTATCTGATAGAAATGTTTCAGTAACGCCTGGTTTAACAACCTCACCGCCATGGGATTTGAAAAATCTATGGACTCATCACCATAAGGATTGACCGCCACAAAAGGACGTAATTCCGGCAATTTTTTAATTAGTTCCGGAAAATCATACCTGGAACGGTGCTTGTTTCTTGGGTGTAACTCGTTTTTCTCTATTGACATTACCTTCGGCTAAATGATCGACAAAGGTAAGGTTATTTTAATTTTCGACCGGGATTAAATCATCTTCTACATTTATGCAATCGGATCCAACATCACCGAAACCTCACCATCAATTTGCGATTAAAAGCAAGATGGCGCATTTTATAATTGGAAATCCAGTAAAGCATGACGTACTTTGTAAGGTTACAAAATAGAATTTGTACCGCAGCTATGACTAAATTTATCAAGAGTTTTGGTTATGCGTTTTCTGGAATCGCTTACGCCAGCAAAAGCCAATTTAATTTCAGATTTCATGTAGTGGTGCTGATGCTGGTCGGCATTGCCGGATGGTATTATCAGCTGAATTCATCGGAGTGGCTTTGGATTATAGCAGCTTCAGGGATCGTATTGGGCTCAGAATTGTTAAATACCGCCATAGAAGTATTGGTGGACTTAGTTTCCCCGGATATCCATCCAAAAGCAAAAATCATTAAAGATGTGGCTGCAGGAGCAGTGCTGATTGCAGCCTTTGCGGCTGTTCTGATTGGATTGATCATTTTCCTGCCAAAAATCTATTATGCTACATAAAACACGTGGAATCGTATTAAAAACGACACTATATAGTGAGAGCAGTGTGGTGGTACAGATGTTTACCGAGAAATTTGGCATGCAGTCTTACCTGATCAACGGGGTAAAAAAACCGAAGGCAAAGATCAGAATGAACATGCTCCAGCCCCTGCATCTGGTAGATATGGTGGTTTACCATAAAGTAAACTCCAGCATCCAACGCATTTCTGAGCTGAGGCCATCCCCTATTTTTAGCAGCATTCCTTACGACATTCTGAAAAGTACAATGGCCATGTTCCTGAATGAGGTGCTGTATAAAAGTATCCGTCAGCAGATGACCGACGAGTATTTATTTGATTTTATCTTTAATGCGGTCTGCTGGTTTGATGAATCTCAGGGTACAAATGTGAATTTTCACCTGGCTTTTCTGTTAAAATTATCGCGTTACCTCGGTTTTGCACCAAGTTCACAGACCAAAAGTGACCAAAGTTATTTCGATTTACAGGAAGGAGAGTTTAAATCTTTACCTCCCGTACACCCACATTTTATCGAGAAGGACGACGCAGTGCTCTTTATTTCACTATTTATTTTGCCTTTCGAAAAAATAATTGAAATAAAATTAGATAATAAAACTCGTCGTAGAATCCTTGATAAAATACTGATTTACTATACCTTACACACAGCTTCTTTTGGAGAAATCCGCTCACATCAGGTTCTGGAAGATATATTATCATAAAATAGTTGAAAATATTTTTGCAAAACTGATTTAAGGGTGTATATTTGCAATCCCAAAACGAAGGTAACTTTGCAAAACGGGAAAGAGCTTACTCAGCTCGTAATTGATACAAATAGAGTACAGCAAAAGGGAAATTAGCTCAGCTGGTTCAGAGCACCTCGTTTACACCGAGGGGGTCGGGGGTTCGAACCCCTCATTTCCCACCAAAACAGACACTCAACTGTTTTAAAACAAAAAGAGTAAACCAAAAGGGAAATTAGCTCAGCTGGTTCAGAGCACCTCGTTTACACCGAGGGGGTCGGGGGTTCGAACCCCTCATTTCCCACCAAAACCTTTCAGATTTTCTGGAAGGTTTTTTTATGTCTTCTATTTTAAGAGTTCTCCAGCCAGAAATCACATTCAAAAGTAAATCCGAACTTGCTTTTCCCATACACAGTGACCATCCTTATTTCCGTGTAATCCTATTCTAAGCCATTCTTCAATCCATAAAGTCCTGGATCAATGCCAAAAGTTGTGGAGCAGTGGTTTGAATTTCGCTGTTAAGCATACAATTGTGTAAGTCTGAAAAGGAAGAATTCAATATTTTTGACGCCTCTAAACTGAGCTCTAAAAGCTTTGATTTTGGCGTTGAAAGATTCGGCAGAAGCGTTTGTAGATCTGCGATCAAAGTAGTTTAATATGGTCTGATAATGATTCTGTATCGATCTTGCAATGGTGTTGAAAGCCTTGAAGCCAGTTTGCCTGACTCTTTCGTGCCATTTAGCCAGCTTGGCCAGTGCAAAGACCTTATTCTTTGTGTTTTCAAATAGCTGACTAAGCCCCATACTCAGCCCATATGCTGTTTTAAGATCAGGAAATCTTTCAAATAGAAGCTCAGCACGATCCTTTTGGCTTTGGGTCCAATCGGCAGGCTTTTTATACAATACGTATCTTCCCCTGGCGAGTAATTGCTTGACCGTATCCCCGTTATGGAGTACTTCCGGATGAAAAGGGTGGCCTGTTTTCTTTGATTGCTCAATGGCTTCATTTTCGATATCCATCGCTTCCCATCTATGTTTAATCCGCATTTCCTGTAGCGCTTCGGTAGCCAGTTTCTGCACATGGAAACGGTCAGTGACTCTGATAGCTCCTGGAAAACAACGTTTGCAGATTAGTTCCATATTACCTGCCATATCCAGGGTAATCTCGGTCACCTTTTTTCTCAGCCGTTCAGGAATTTGTTGCAATACAGAAATCACCGTTTCGGCTTTAGTTCCCGCTACAATAGCCACGATAGCCCCTTTTTTACCTTTAGCAGCTTTATTGGTGATAATAGTATAAAGTTCACCATGGGACAGACTGGTTTCATCAATGGAGAGCTGTTCACCAAGATTCTCCGGGTATAATAGCCATTGTTTTGCATGTGCTTTTTGATCCCAGCTTTTAAAGTCGCTGAGGTAATCACGGTACTGACGAAGCAGGTTTTTGACCTTTACACCATAAAATGAACTGATCGTATCAACGCTACTCGGGGCTGTATCGATTGATTTCTTTTAAAAAAGCCGCGAAATCTCCTGTCATTCGCGTTCCTTTCTCAACTAAAGTCCAATCCCGGTAGATCACTTTGCCGCTTTCCAAATTGATCCAGCGCCGGCGTTTGATATGATAGAAGACCTTATGTCCACGAATGGGGAAATCCTGAACCACGATCTGCGGGAAAAAACCTTTTGACTGCACCTTGAGCGAGCCCCATTCTGTAGGCAGTTGATTGAGTTCTTCCAACTGAATATGAAAAGTGTCAGGGTCTTCAATGGCATTGGTAAATTCAAAATTCTCTATGATAAATTCCGGTAAAAACAGACGAAGTAAAGTGGTGCTCGCAGAAGGCATAAATAAAATGGGATATAGATAGACAAAGCTATAATTTTATCTCTTGCTCCACAACTTTTGGCATTGATCCAAAGTCTGCTGAAATCAGCCCTCTTTATCCCCATGAAAAGCCTGCACAATCCTCAACAAAAGGGCAAATATTTTCCTTCAGGTATTTCCCCCTCCAGTGTTGATTTTATAAGATCGCAAAGACTATTGAGATACACAGCTATTAAATGTTAATTAACAAAATCAATAGTTATCCACAATTTCTGATAAATCTAAAACAACTTAATAGCTGAAAAACAGCTATTTAAGCCATAAAAACAATAACAAAACCATGTGGATAAGCGGTGAAGAACCCGTGTATAAGTATGTGCATAAGGTGTTAGTAACAGCTGTTTTTACTGTTTAAAACTTCTTATTCACTTAATTCAAACTCTTTTAGCACCTTTTCCACACCGTTCACAATAATCGATAGCTGCTGTATTCCCGGATAAAATTTCCTGGTAGTAATCAATTTAAAACTCTGTTTCCTGGAAACGCCCACTTTTTCATTTGCAGCATAACTCTTTTCACTGATTTTAAATACCTTCTTCGACAAACTGTCATTTTGCCTCCTGTAATACAATCCATATTCCAACCTGATGGTCTGTGTTTCCGAAAGCTCATTGTCAAGATCAAATGAGAAATGCAGTTCTCCGCCAATTGGAGTAACCGGTGTAGCGATTTGAAAATTGCTGACCTTCACATTTTCACTATCCAGGCCATAATGCTTTAAAATCTCTATATGACCTTGTTTTAATAAGGTACGGCAGCCATGCTTAATGATCGCATCTGTCTCTTTATGTTTTCCTTTCCATCGCTTTGCAATTTCAATCACCAAATCTGGATTATCTTTAGCAATGTCATTGAGGTGGTTCGCCACACTCCTTCTCACCCATTCTGAAGGATCATTTTTTAAGTTCTCCAGCAATGGCAATACAGGTCTCGGATCCTTTTTTAATTCCGGCAATGCCATTGCCCAAGGCAATCTTGGCCTGGTTCCTTCACTAGAAAGCCTCCTCACCTTATGATTCGTGTGTAAAGACCATTCCGTCATTTGTGTCAGCATACGTGCGCCATACTTCAGCATAAAGGGCCTGACTGCAAATTCACAACTAACAAATTGAGTTAAAAACTCAATTGCAATCATCGAATTTTCAAAATCATCAATGCCGTAGGTTTCAAT
It contains:
- a CDS encoding PadR family transcriptional regulator encodes the protein MIAENTQTQMRKGILEYCVLLIISRGEIYASDIIAELKLAKLLVVEGTLYPLLTRLKNNGLLSYNWVESTSGPPRKYYVLTEEGKAILSQLDHTWQELAYAINTSKKGTTMESEIQINLTKS
- a CDS encoding putative sensor domain DACNV-containing protein gives rise to the protein MIYYSTYQAARVIAPKVEAIFAAHLSAARESGEDDLAPLPTANVVEAIIDATFWASLRKEEGHSPKISLAYLPPQQAGNPLLFKHRLPLSAGILTKIAPGVERAGIHLGVWMEDDELFIWGTTVSIPNFCFVLDVSEPALLVIKHRRIYGFGKFTNIAVLKGDQVKMVEENNTDMRDCPPMLLSLLDLTAPSYWNDSVNVMIQLAVSMRSHGRGGTLLIVPNETNHWLQSIIKPIQYYVQPAFTGLSKLLQQDRKEASQIFWQTALRREVEHLAGLTAVDGATVISNDYELLAFGAKIGRAKGKDNIDEISFSEPIKGGDAIVVHPTKVGGTRHLSAAQFVHDQRDATALVASQDGHFTIYSWSVRQDRVQAHRIDTLLL
- a CDS encoding TonB-dependent receptor — translated: MKIIFTRSFVFILFLLCSLAVTAQRGTIRGRVISEGSPLPQVNISIGQPAIVTTTDSAGFYELTSVKAGSYKVQASAVGFKKMFKSIVLKPEESLRLDFDLSNFQNDLNEVVVTGTLKEVNRLESPVPVEVYTPAFFRKNPTPSIFDALQNVNGVRPQLNCNICNTGDIHINGLEGPYTMILIDGMPIVSSLSTVYGLSGIPNSLVEQIEIVKGPASSLYGSEAVGGLINIITKKPQNAPLFTADIFGTTYQEFNADLGLKTKLGTATALTGINYYKFGNVVDHNHDNFTDVTLQDRISIFQKWNFQRKDNRLFTVAGRYLYEDRWGGETNWNKSYRGGDEVYGESIYTKRWELIGNYQLPVKEKMFFAFSFNNHDQDSRYGDKSYIANQKVGFGQLTWDKKISNHDLLIGTALRYTYYDDNTPATELNNPAKNIWLPGIFIQDEIRLNAKHSVLAGFRYDYNSLHGNILTPRAAYKWKLNDQNILRLNAGTGFRVVNIFTEDHAALTGARDVVIAAKLKPEKTYNVNLNFLRKMYANDGTYFGIETSAFYTHFNNRIIGDFDTDPNKIIYDNLDGYAVSKGFTANFDMALNNGLKVVIGATYQDVATYEHGIKKQQILTEKFSGNWAVSYKIRALDLGIDYTGNVYSPMRLPLLGPLDPRDEFSPTWSIQNIQFTYSGFQRFELYGGIKNLLNWTPNRGNPFIIAGANDPFDKNVVYDDHGKVKPTESNPYALTFDPNYVYGPNQNIRGFFGIRYTIK
- a CDS encoding metal-dependent transcriptional regulator; the protein is MLSYTEENYLKALLKLSFQNEDKPEAGTNEMAAHLGVKPATATDMLKKLKEKELVNYKKYGKILLTDAGKQQAIAILRKHRLWETFLYEKLDFSWDEVHEVAEQLEHIQSNKLVDKLEEFLGFPEFDPHGDPIPKANGDMPKVEKILLSEVKEGEVCWVVAVKDTSTVFLQYLEKLEITIGTPIKVLERIDFDGSMSIQLSDQEARNVSMKFAESLFITLHQR
- a CDS encoding DUF2130 domain-containing protein, which translates into the protein MSTEIKCPNCAHTFPIEEVMAEEYKKDLREKMVTFTKQKDEEYQQKLSKLTQQQKDQEQVYEQQQKLQAQAFEKKLTEEKKVLQTAIEETLRKSIASDFENKLAMMDNAQKEAEEKLKLARSKELDFLMKEKAMKEKEEEMELQLHRKLQEQRAEMVEQIRKQETEKNNLKDTEHQLRVKELEKQLDDQKKLAEEMKRKAEQGSMQLQGEVQELILEELLRNAFPFDLITEVGKGVRGADCVHHVRNQFGQECGKIIYESKRTKDFSMEWIEKLKKDMRSMGVDVAVIVTQCYPKGMNCFGEKDGVWICSFDEVKAVSYILRDGIVKLFSAAKSQENRGDKMHMLYDYLTSNEFSEQWKAIREGFMSMKLSIQKERDAMEKMWKAREKQLEKVMLNAAHIRGSIEGIAGTDTIQLSLTDDEDDTLLLES
- the rlmF gene encoding 23S rRNA (adenine(1618)-N(6))-methyltransferase RlmF, which produces MSIEKNELHPRNKHRSRYDFPELIKKLPELRPFVAVNPYGDESIDFSNPMAVRLLNQALLKHFYQIDHWDIPEGYLCPPIPGRADYVHYLADLLASVNAGAVPQGGKIKGLDIGIGANCIYPIIGHQEYGWSFVGSDVDSYAIKSAKNLATINPALSASVFPRLQAHKNQIFKGILKPGELFDFTMCNPPFHASAEEASAGSQRKVRNLGTQRGKTPVLNFGGQQAELWCEGGEVGFIRKMIQESETIGKQCFWFSTLVSKSMHLPFIYTALDRVNPVQIRTIEMAQGQKISRFLAWTFLTTEEQERWKADRWSPKK
- a CDS encoding diacylglycerol kinase family protein; protein product: MTKFIKSFGYAFSGIAYASKSQFNFRFHVVVLMLVGIAGWYYQLNSSEWLWIIAASGIVLGSELLNTAIEVLVDLVSPDIHPKAKIIKDVAAGAVLIAAFAAVLIGLIIFLPKIYYAT
- the recO gene encoding DNA repair protein RecO → MLHKTRGIVLKTTLYSESSVVVQMFTEKFGMQSYLINGVKKPKAKIRMNMLQPLHLVDMVVYHKVNSSIQRISELRPSPIFSSIPYDILKSTMAMFLNEVLYKSIRQQMTDEYLFDFIFNAVCWFDESQGTNVNFHLAFLLKLSRYLGFAPSSQTKSDQSYFDLQEGEFKSLPPVHPHFIEKDDAVLFISLFILPFEKIIEIKLDNKTRRRILDKILIYYTLHTASFGEIRSHQVLEDILS
- a CDS encoding ISAon1 family transposase — encoded protein: MDTAPSSVDTISSFYGVKVKNLLRQYRDYLSDFKSWDQKAHAKQWLLYPENLGEQLSIDETSLSHGELYTIITNKAAKGKKGAIVAIVAGTKAETVISVLQQIPERLRKKVTEITLDMAGNMELICKRCFPGAIRVTDRFHVQKLATEALQEMRIKHRWEAMDIENEAIEQSKKTGHPFHPEVLHNGDTVKQLLARGRYVLYKKPADWTQSQKDRAELLFERFPDLKTAYGLSMGLSQLFENTKNKVFALAKLAKWHERVRQTGFKAFNTIARSIQNHYQTILNYFDRRSTNASAESFNAKIKAFRAQFRGVKNIEFFLFRLTQLYA